Below is a genomic region from Miscanthus floridulus cultivar M001 chromosome 1, ASM1932011v1, whole genome shotgun sequence.
gcatggttacatagcagtacgaaccatatggggtgatgaacgaggttgcgagctgatcgcactctttcatcgcgatctggtgatagcctgagtaggcatcctgaaaggagaggatctcgcaacctaaggtggagtcaattatcaggtctatgcatgacaaaggaaagtgatcctttggacatgctttgttgaggccagtataatcgatgcacattctctatttcccaatcttctttttaacaagaatgggattggcaagcCGGTCGGAGTGGAGAACTTCTCAAATAAATCCggctaccaggagtttggcgatttctTTGCCTATGGCCTTGCGCCTTTCATCGTCAAAATGGTGGAGGTGTTGCTTTGCGAGCTTTGAGCCCAGGATGAGGCGCGGCGCGTGTTCGGCGATGTCCCACAGTATGCCCGGTTTGTCggatggcttccatgcgaaggCATCATGATTGGTGTGCAGGAAATCGATgtgctcgcattcctatttggccaggagccgggtcctgatccgcaccattttggttgggtcggtggggtcgattcccaccgcttTGGTTTCCTTGAGCtggtggaaggccatcgaggagtttGGTTTGTTACAGTCTGGGGTTGCTGGGGTCGGTGACTCCCTGAGCCGCGGAAGCTCAGAcgagttgatgaccatggtggcgaGCTTGAAATGCTCGTGGTTGCACATGAAGGCATGTGAGAAGGCACTGCTCACGGTGATGACGTCGTTtggtcccagcatctttagcCTAAGgttggtgtagttggggattgccatgaattttgcgtagcatggcctccccaagatggcgtggtaggaccctgggaagtccaccacttcgaaggtgaggacctccgagcggaagttggctcggttgccaaacatgacaAGCAGGTCGATTTGCCTAAGCAGGTATGCCCATGCTCCCGGGAAAACcctgtggaagggagagcccactaGGCGGAGTTCTGACcgggggatgtgcatggcgtcgagggtgtcgacgtagaggatgttgaggctactgcctccatccattagcaccttggtgaggcacttcttgcggatgatggggtcgacgacgagcgggtaacgttgaaaggatcaagatgcccaagaggggggagtgaattgggctaattctaaaattcttcgcaataattaaaccctacgctttgcccaattaacccctttgtgcctagaaagtgtttctattaatctatcgcacaaaagtttagcaacctatgttccaatcctactctagcatggcaattctatgaatgtaaataataagaattgaattgctttatgtaaatgctcaaagtaaagagagaaggaggaacacaacGATGATTtactgaggtatcagagagtcgctacTCCCCACTAATCCTTATtagagcacccacacaagggtgtagctcccccttgatccgctcaaggatcaagtgctctctatgggttgattctttgacactccgtcacggtaaatcacccacaactgctcacaactcgagttgggtcatccacaagctccgtcggatgatcaccaaactcccaatcaccaccaagccgtccaggtgatggcaatcaccaagagtaacaagcatgaactctcacttgaccacaacaagcctaatgagaagggtggatgcacactttgctactcttactttcactaatgagggctctctctgggattctcaaatcacaatcacctcacttggaccttgctcttcttggcactctcaagagtgtttcttagctgttggaatgagcaaaagtaccccctcacacgaatggaggaagaatttataaccttggttgaaaaacaaaccgttatgtgcctctatagggtgactggacgctccggtcagttctcctcaAACTCCAGtgattaagttgtgaccagacatgtccggtcatgattttccctctctagaaccttactggagtcaaccagaCGCTGGGACTAAGTGTTcgatcactcacctctcagcgtctggtcgcatgagacaaaatcaccttgatcaaatgaactgaccaaactctgcgccagcgtctgatcactctagaaccagcgttcggtcagcatttgaccccccattcacttccaactcttgatcatacgtgaatgaagtttgctccaatggatctaagggctttttaggagctacctagtgctagatttagcaagtgtgcaccatacctaactcactagactcacttaggtcaagctacccatccataccccccttaatagtatggccaaaggaaaaacaaagtcctaaactactcaaagtgtctcttcaactccaattgacacttagaactagtccatccttaaccttgtcgtccatcatttgaaaaccaaaatgatttccatcataggggcatgaccaccatgattgcccaatcgatctccattaccctgacctaacttaattgcctctacaaaacacacgttagtcatagtaatcatgtattgtcattaatcaccgaaaccaaactagggcctagatgctttcaatctccccctttttggtgattgatgacaataccacctcgagtatgtgaaagagatgaggtttttaacattcttggttcatataagcttttagcaataagaacaaaagagttagacaagcttatatgacccaagccaacataatgtacttcAAAGgtgtgaaataagcatgagtacaagtaataaagctcatttgcatcggagttaaaacatggaagcaaaacaaatgagcataacacaagtgatatgacataaataattcaaagtagagagcacacatgtcacatatcacataaatatcatgattATGATGacacttaagtagttcaatgcataatagtaaacatgaatgcataatatatcacacataaaactccaaatgtaatagataaactataggctaatagatagactccctCTAAaagtatcgctccccctaagactaacatactcgatccctctctccctttgacgtcaaacaccaaaacctaagggtcggtcggtggggc
It encodes:
- the LOC136468087 gene encoding uncharacterized protein; amino-acid sequence: MDGGSSLNILYVDTLDAMHIPRSELRLVGSPFHRVFPGAWAYLLRQIDLLVMFGNRANFRSEVLTFEVVDFPGSYHAILGRPCYAKFMAIPNYTNLRLKMLGPNDVITVSSAFSHAFMCNHEHFKLATMVINSSELPRLRESPTPATPDCNKPNSSMAFHQLKETKAVGIDPTDPTKMVRIRTRLLAK